The following is a genomic window from Homalodisca vitripennis isolate AUS2020 chromosome 5, UT_GWSS_2.1, whole genome shotgun sequence.
ATATTTAGTTAGGTTtacagtttataacaatttataaacatttttacaattttatgtgtttttcatTACAAAACCCACGCTTCTTGTACTACTTTCAGTTTTTCCACGAAAACCAATTTATTTACCCAAAGACTTATACAGaactatacattttctatacAACTAGGCTGAATTTGTTACCTTTAGGCTATCTtggaaattgaaatttatatacttAACTATATTTTCCAGGCTTTACGAAAGTCTTATTGTGTACCCGATTGTGTACATGACAGCAATTGTTCGATTGCATGTAGCCGATAGAGTACatgtcgtcgtgaacgtgttaatttAAGTTGTTACATTTAggcaacatattttttatatttctattaactATGTTATGAGGAAAACAAAAGACAATTATGATAATATCACATCATATAGGCCCTAAgtattttatgagtatttatcCTAAACCATAACAGTTTTGTCTTAAATTGGTTAGCAAATTTTGGGTATAATAGTGGGAAAAACACTGTAGCACTAAATGGTTAAGGCACCGAGATGTGGGTGATTGTAAAGTTAACAGCCGAaccggcaaaatacgagtttcatGTTGTTAATCTATTGTTATTGTCTTcttaaagaaaacaatataaggtttctATGAGTGGAAATGACtagtaacaaaattatagaacatTAAGAGTGGAACTACTTATCTCCCGTagagtaatatttcattaatcTATGGGCGTCACGTGGTCTTGTTATGATTGTTAGTTAACTTCCTATTGGATGTTGCTGACGTCAGCCGTTACGCCATCTTTGGGTAtgtgaaataacaataattaatgttaaaattaggagaatttgacccaaataaaagacgtttttcttaatttagacattctaataataaaaaattcatattcagCTTAATACAAGTGCCACCGGCCATCAGCACGCGGCTACGGCAGCACCTGCGCTGCCTCACGCTAATGGCAACATATGAAAAACATTCCTCAAAGTAgtattaaacagtaaaaaatcaaattttaaatggtcTGATCACAAATGCCTCCAGAAATTACTGCTTTAAAGGAAACGCAACttgaaaaaacacaaatattgtaaattcatccAACCATAACTTCCTACTATCTAGCAAGAAGAGTAGTTCCACTTTCATTGTTCTAAAATTCGTTATTCAtcattttaataccttaaaaccttatatttgttttgttcaggacaatagcaataggttaataacatgaatctccagtgtgataaaaattaaattgaaaataataaatataaattgaatcaagcttttaataaaccaataaaaggtgtaaaacacaaacatgagtttaaaaattaagcaaaactAATGTAACCATAACTTTGTATGTACTTATATACCATGTAGTAACTTCAGATCACCAAAGATagcttttcttgatttaaaaataacatgattaCACAACAAACTTATAGCCTAATCTCATTTGGAAAAAACATGATGACCAATTGAAAAGGAATAAATTTCCTAATACTGTAAGTGCTCATATAATCTGcaatcaaatacataaaaaacttattaaatttattagagtTAACGAGTCTCCATTTAGTAATATGAGTAAACACCATTGTTGTATAGACTGAATGGACCAGTAGATGGTGCATAGACTGAATGGACCAGTAGATGGTGCGTAGACTGAATGGACCAGTAGATGGTGCATAAACTGAATGGACCAGTAGATGGTGCATAACTAAACTGCTCTGACTACAAAACACTCAGATAAGCTATCGGGAACAGATAACTCTGAAAatcaaagataatataaaaatcatagaagcgagtacacaaatataacaacaaattcacatttacatttattaaaaaacaaagttacttgTGATTTCCACCCCCTAAAACCACGTATAATATGTTTGTTCGGAAGGATGAGCAGAACAGTTAATGAAGTGAAATTCGTGATTTTCAGGGACGGCCTTCAACTCCATAGATACcgaaattgtaattaaaaagtaaccTGGTCTGTTATCTTCTTAAAATTTGCCATTCTTCCTGTAACTTACTGAATTATCATTCTTACTGTGTTAAAAAGGGTAGGGTAAGATAAGCGGatccagttttttatatcaaaataaattggcaaacgatattacttaatcataaccatcaatataatcaatcgatactgattaattattttgaacaattaacttaaataatctatagcaacagctgtaaacactttcaaataatactcgtaatgtaatattttaattttatataagtaacatttgattattaaaaatggcagtcattTTAGAGAattacacgacattgctttgaaagatgatgacatgtttttGTGACTTAAAATGTTGGACTCGTACAGAAAAACACATCATGTGAAACTTGtgagaaagaaacaactgtaactgtgagaggagcaaatatggcgtcttcagttttcctaattttggttataataatttgtttgatcactgtaaatattaaattcatattttaacttaaaacatatgattgttattgtgGACTATAGATATGTTtttatcgattgatagtctaggatttgagatgcgaatattatgTATTGACGATTAGGCCTACactctttgatataaaaaaccgggtccgcttatcatacccaaCCCGTTAAaaagataacaacaaaaaattagcccgttaaaattgttcatagaatacattaaaaatgacTTAAATTCAAGAGTTGTAGACTAGACTAGGCTAGTTcataacttaatatttacaaacaattttaaggttattataataatatactttcaaaacaaagaaaagtaGCCACTCAATACAGATTAGCTGGTCAATAATAAAGGGTTAGGAGTGCTGTGTAGGCTATATTACCAGAAAAATCCTAAGAATGgaattactgtaataaaactaatggCTAACATGGACAACTTTATCAGCTTAGTAAATAATCATGCAAAGAAGAACAAAATGAGACACTAAAAATTAACACGGTTCTATTTACCTTATCCttttcaaattatgaaataaGCCAATAAGGAAACAGCGTAACAGTCTATCTTTTCAAAACTAACCAACactatttataaacacaaacttCACAATAAAGGCGCCGTCTTTCCAAGTCAATCACAAATGGGCTAGGTAGGGATAGGATACGTTAATCAAAATAAACTGCTCAAAGCTGAGCGGCGAAAGGGTCTGGCATAGAGAAGAAAAATTGgatcttgttttttttataaaaaaattataagagaaAAATAAGTACTAATATCAGTGTGAAGATAGAACGGAAGAATCTAACAAGAACAATCATcgatatgttttacttttaactcAGTGATTGCAATAAATCAATTGTTGcttgttgatttttaatttctttacatagGGTGAGTTTACCAATGAATGACAGATTAAGCGGGCTACACACGGTTAGTTCGGTGTGAAAAATTCTGTGAACAACTGAACGTGTGTATGCAAAATTGATGTGAGCTCACACCAAAAAACTGAACTGATGGAATGATGAAAATTCATCATTTCGGCGTGACACATCTAACTGATGGCAGTCCGAAGTGAGCGTGTGTACGGTCGCGTTAGTTCAATTGCTCACATCAGTCATCTGCGCATGCGCACAGATGCTAGTAGGCTGAAATTTGCACGTGTTGGTCGTCGCGACGTCGTCTGCGTGTGGCAAAGTCTTTCCCATAAAACTGtctgtgtttataaatattgtgtcTTACTCAATACAGTTAATATGGCCGCTTGGACCAAAGATTTTCTCCTTGAACTTATAGAACTATTCAGAGGGGAAGAATGTTTGTGGAAAATAACCTCAAAGGATTATCACAACAAAACAAAGCGTGAGGAATCTTACAAACGACTTGTGTAAAAAGTTAAAGAGATTGATCCAGCTGCTAATAAAGCTGTAGTTACCAGAAAGATCAATAGTTTGAGAAGTGACTTTCGTAAGGAATTGAAATAGTGGACAAATTCGTTAGTGGTATGGGTGCAGATGAAGTTTACCAAGACCAGCCCAAATTGTGGTATTACGACCAATTGCTACTCCTAACAGACCAAGAGACACCAATGACTGCAAAATCCTTCTTGGCAGAATCAAGTGGTAATGAGGTAAgtggaaattataattttaagatgttgtaattataaataaaaaaaaaactgttttagaacaGAAATTCTGGGAACTGACATGTGTTTATTCGCAGTGAAATCAGCTGTAAAATACcgtaagtatattttaaaataattaaacgaaTCCTTCAACGATTCGCATATGAAAAGTacatgtttcataataatttaataatattaatactgtaacaattattatattagcCCTATTAAGTCAAGCGACAGGTTTAATAATACAAGTGAAACTTATTaatgatgtaattttatttcattgtatgaCAAAGTTTTGCATGGACAGTTGTTGTTTATTCTCActgttacaaaaaaatgcctAACGTCAAATGCAATGATTTGTTGCTTTACAGTACTTGtggtaaatgaaaatgtataaacaaaaaaagcTATACATCACTGGATGTGATTGTCTTTAGGCGGATTAAGTTAGAGCAGGAAAGTGAGCTTATGCATATCTGTCTTGCCACTCAACCTTTCCGTTACCATTGAAGTAATTTACAAATGCATCCCTCGTTTTCTTTCCATCTGTCTCTTTCGCTCCTTTTCGATTTCTTTGCAGTTTCCTACAACTGCGTAGTCGATACGTAGTCCAGGAATCAGGACTTCTTCACTCTCTTCGTCCAAGCAGTCAGAAGGGGTGTACTTGTTGGGTGACGTTGCTCGCAAAAAGTTGTGCAGAGCAAAGCAGGCAAGCACAACGTCTGATATGCGATCGATACGCAAGGTGATAGGTTTTTGTAAAACTCCAAACCTAGCAACTAAAATACCGTAAACATTTTCGATAATTCGTCGTGCTCGCGAGAACCTGTAGTTACAAATTCGTCGCTCATAATTCAACACACTCGCATTGAATGGCTTCATCAAGTTCTCTCTCAGTTCAAATTCTTCATCACCAATGAACACATATGGCAACAATGTGCCATCAGCCACACTTGGTTGTGGTAGACCTAGAGTTTTCTTCGCcattttttcatacaaatcaCAATACGATAAAACATCTCCATCAGAGACCCGTCCGTTTACACCAAAACTAAAATAGATCAATTTGTAGTCGTAGTCAGCGACACCCAGTAAGACTTGGCTGTGGAACTTCTGGTAGTTAAAAAAGAATGATGCACTTCCAGGTGGAGGAACTATAGGAACATGCTTGCCATCTATGGCTCCCACGTAATTAGGGAAGTTCCATTGTTCATAGAATCCTCTTCCAATCTCCTTCCACTCTTCCTCGGCACTGAGgaactgtaaattaaaaacatggcattaatTACTTACAATACTTACAAAGAAGGCAAATTTGGTAACTTTATAGTTTCTATACGAacctaagaaattaaaaatttcaaactgtaggAAATAACGCCCTGATTCcgaatatgataattttttttacgtCGAGAAACCCCGGAAAATCTGAAAAACGGATTTTTTCTCAAGTTGCTCATGTTGGTACTCAAATTAACGTTTTTCCTATGTTCCGGGGTTTTCCGTAGATTTCCGTCACCAAAATTTATCAGTTTCGGAGTCAGTGCGTTATTTTCTACACTTTGGAAAAAAACACATTGTATTTGTGAGGTATGTATGGAAAGTATATAATTCAcgcaaatattcaaataaaacgcACCATTTCTAACTTACATAGTCATACAACAAGTTGGGGCATATTACGGAATTTCCGCACCGGGATTGCtagtattgaatttattttctctttttaggATTCTGATATTGATGACGCCGGTAATTCAACTATCACGGCTTCGACGCAGCATGAGTCATTCCAGTTATTAAACAGCCAAAACGATAGCCCGAGGACACCATATACACGTCCGTCTTCCTGCTCTTCCAGCATTTCTAGAAGTACAGGTCCAGGTCAATTCAAGCGCCAAAAAAGGTAGAAGATAAAATGTTGGCCACTGTTGGTGATAAGCTTGCTGATATTAAACGTGAAGACCGGTTcgatatatttggaaaaaatgttgCTGCGAAACTTCGCTCTTTACCCCAAGAACAGCGCATATAcgcagaaaagaaaattaattatgcaCTTTTCGATGTGGAGGTTGGCGCTTTACACAAATATCGACATTTAACATGTCCAATGCATTTTTCCCACCTACACAACCCAACTATCAACAGCAGACATCACAATCTCATAGCTTACCAATCCAGTTCCCAGGTACATCTGGCGCACAGAACTTATATCAGTATTATTCTAATTATGCTCCAAACACACCACAAaactgaacattattttattttttggctttTCCTATTTATAATTTGTGACGTTTAAATATGAGCCACACTCGTATATTgtgaatttttgaacatttaaaactttttacaggaATTAAAAGGAGTGATGTTTAACCTTAAGgcgtttttttttcaatttgtacgaagtttataattttaattcgtaaGTGTAGGCTATTTACATGTTACTGATAAAATTTACCttgtaaacattatttgttacacgactaatatatgtaataaaacatttttgaaatcaaAAACTTTGATAACTTACCTTGCAGAATTCCTTCTTTAACACTTTTAACAGGGCTTTGCAGGTCTCTTCTATAATTTTTCCCAGTGCTTGTGGCGAAATTATGgttgaaaatttcaagtcttccAATGACCTTCCCGTTGCTAAATGGCGGAGGGTTGCTGTAAGGCGTTCATGGGGCGTTATTGCTGTTCGCATGTCCGTATCTTGTTTTTTAATCAGAGGAGAAACACGAGATAATAAGTCCAAATATGTAGGCTATCCTCGTCCATCCTGAGGTAATTGTGCCAGTCTTTTGGATGGAATCCAGCTCATCCAAAATGTTAATATGTGAGTATTTAGCTCGTTTTGAAAGCCAATCCTTAACCCATATATTGCGCTTGATTCTGCGCTTTCTTCTTTTAACTAACACATGCTACTGCActacacataaacaataattcATCATCTGAATACACGATCAAACACAGAGTGGTCTACACACGgtcaaaataaacatgtaaaataaaaacacaggCTCAACTCTAATGGCGTTCACGGCGACTCGTGGATGGCAGGACGAACTGACACACACAGAAGTGAGCGTGTGGAGGCGATTGTTGCGTTCAGTTAGAAGTGAACACACCGAAGTGACATACCGAACTGACCGTGTGTAGCCCGctttaaggttgggacacacataaccgcaccgcgcccgacacgtcagtcggccgtatgctggccgtcatacggtgaaaagaattgcagcgcagttttcaacctgcaagtccatacttgtccgcaccgacaccagaccgtcgtgcccgcaccgtcaccgatatgtggagtttgaattttgacgggcacggtgcggtctacgagcggcatcatgttgttttactgttgcgttcttctttttaaaaactatttatgtagtctacacgttctatttttattgaattatttagtatagcctactaactctacatcctgtgttcgcgtacaaaatcatatttattgataaaagtaggctattacatttttcttacattagagtaaactagtcatattttcttattgtgcatattttcttattacaacaaatttgaaaaccatgttgtacattaagtgattttaaacaactaaattcgaaactatttaaaaagtctataaacattttttcattaattaaaaaataacaagcatgtaattatttgagcaaaaatctatttttctttgaagttacttgataaatttattccggtattttgtaagagtcatattttatttagaatgtctctatgacatttttatttattattcttttcacttcaataaagtaaaaataaaaatattttttttacaataagatttttcaaaacaagaaaaacccatgttaaaataaataataataatactaaatcatttatttccccataataacaaactgaatattacaaataaatattattgccagtgcttagtaataaaataagactatgacataacgtatttacaatagcagtaaataacaaattaaaaaaaatgttttctacttactttattttctaatttatgtacttagagttataaaatataaaaagtaggttacatccttttagatttttctttcttttcttaaaaacctaataaattaggccaattgatttacaaaataagggaaatttaggtaccatAAGAGGCTGTTCCTGTGTtgggggatactatatacaaaaagggtaaaatcgagcaagaatgaaatgataaaaattagttattgtaacttatgtagtaaataagtactattacgtttcaaggtttaaatttagtataactattgtgctgtattaaaacaaaaaggatttatgcatgatttacaattcaaatattaggctttacacatgtatcattaaatattatatttataaataattattttataatgttctaactttaaatattattataacttagcagacaagactaatcatacactaatttattatctaaacatatactcaatatcattttgaccaatcaaccatactctaatttttttaggaaatatatttatgttttctactatttttgactaattctggcaataaattatttgtcctcggagctataaaagaaaataatttttgtaaaatttgttttttgtatgttctccagtatatattttacaaacatttactatgttttacaaattattataaacgggcttgcaacatggcaaactctctggcatcacactatagctcttgggttttaatacaaaaaaacaccaaatacactgttttatagtgtatttgaccgaaattcactgcaatgaaacacaatgaacaagaattatacattatacattaaacatataaccaagataatgatattatttacaaactttacacactagctgattgtacaaagctttactgtagcattgcaatgtatcattcaccacagctattaataaacataacaacaatgaaattaacaatttttctcaagcaatacttaatcttccaaatattttttaagtatctgtcactttgaattcaaaagaaacatgctctagtacaaacagtgagattgttgcgctcggactgcatacggacatgtgtggcctcacggtaaccgagccgagcccgcaccgacaatcggccgactcacgtgtcgggcacggtgcggttatgtgtgtccccaACCTTTAGGGTTGTGGATTTTGGTTCCGTTTCCATTGCCATTTCATTTTCCACTGGTTACTCAATAGTGTATTTTTGTATAGCCAGGTGATTGAAGTTTCTCttaaagtgtttttttcaatactataataatttaaagcaatcctaatttctatatgtatatataaatacaaatatccaGTGAATGACCTTGTCTGCACTAGTAAATGACGGTCATTCTCTAGGGGTTTTAGTGGTCATTTACTgggacaaatttaaaatatattaggtcttttcaaagtaaaatagGCCATATAGgctataattgaaaaaaattcctAATTGGaagtttaatactttttgttctacagtaaaaattctaaaattataatttgtacataaattagGCCTTAGGTGCTATACAGATATAacctataacatttattttgtaggtTGTAGACTTGCTTGATAgcatacaaactaaaaaaaaaaacttacaagttAGGCTTGGTAAGGcttataaaaatgtctatttctGATATTGTAAAAAAGGCCTATGTCACTAGTAATCTTCGGCTCATTGACTGTTGACATTATGTCATTTTCAGTAACAAACAAAAGGTTTTCTATCCTTTAGACAACACCAGTGGTTAGTTCGACCACTCCGGACATATTGTCTAATTTAATCTGAGCAGGACAAATCAAGCACTTTTATTATGAATGATGACAAAATTTTTACAGCGTTAAATAGGCACAGACCTTATTGCTGTTGAACATAGGCCCAGTGATTGTTCGGAAGCATTATTTGGGTCAAAGAAAAGAGTTGTTACCAAAGGCTTTTCTCTTTTGCGGGTTTTGGATTTTGCGATAGACTTACTAGAAACAGCGATTTTTGCCTCTCTTTTCCTTTCTTTTACTGCATCACTTTcttcttgctttatttttattttcttgtcaaTATATTTCTTCCACTTCTTTGATGTCATAGCGAAAGGAGCTGTTTCCAAAGTTCTCTTTTTATCTTTTGATAGAATATTGGGCCAATGTAAATGTGTCGTCCATGGATCAAGTGTTAAGTTAgcatttatttaattgatattcaATTTAAGTGGAGTATCTCTTTCCTCCTCCTTTCTTGGCCATAAAAATTCAGTACCTGACACTTCAACGTTGCTACATACTTTTTCATTAGATAATACATCAAAATCACAAATTTGTGACGCTACATCGTCACATCAGACAGATTCATTAAATTGTCGCCAATATTACTGACTAAAACTGTACTAGGTCaactattttctttttcttgcCCCCGTTTTTAGCTTCCATTtcattctttttcttcttcttccatCAGTACCACATCCTCTTCAACTCTTCCTTCTGTTACTTTTTTATCTGAATTTATGGCCATTTGAGGTAAAACCGTATCATCATTTAGGCTTGCTTCTTCTGATATGTGGCTATCTTGTATTCGTCCATCTTCCTCTGATCCATTTATAATGGTTCTCTCATCAGAATCTGTCGATTTGTGCTTAACCtttttaggttttttgttcttaactATTTTCCATACTGAAAACATCATCTTGTGTTCTAATGCAACTGGCTTTCTATCTACTTAATGCACAAGTCTATAGAACTCTGCCTTTGCTTGACCAATTTCATGCTCAAAAACTTTCAGTTCAGTTCTGTATTCATTCAAGGTGACATCTTTCTTTTCATTAGCAAGATCTTCAGGTCTTTTCGAGACGCATTTAATGTAATCCACGTTATTTGGATGGTAAGGAGAAATGCCACACCCTTTAAATCCATTCCTTATAACTTCTGGAGTTACTGAAGTAAATGCCTCTTTGAAAAGTACACAAAAATTAACCTTGGAAATGGATTTCCCTGTATTTTGCTTAAGCATTCTAATTACTATCCTCCAGGAATTTTTCAGAGGCCTGAAGTACTTCTTTGGCCACAAAACCTTGCCAGATTTAGGGCATGTGGAAACACCAGTTTCGTCCAAATTATTATCCTCGTGGGATCTCTTAATGTGTTCTCTGTCTTTTCATCTTTTAAATACACTTCTAGTTCATTAAACTAATCACGTATCTGCTTTTCAGTGACGGAAGCCCTAGCTTTGGATATTATTTAGGTTATTTTCCTATTTCGGGATgtctctttaaaaataattccacCCATTTTTTCCTGGTCTACCATTGGTCTACCAAAGGATTTTGTTTCTCTGCGTCCCTTACTACTTTTTGGACTGTGTCCTGCACTTCTGACGGATGTATTGGGAACCCAAGCCTTGCTTTCCCTATTATACATGCTTCTAATCTACCTTcctcttcattatttaaaacagaagGTGGACCATGGGATTGTCCATATGaagctttttaattaaaatttgctatAGGGATCCCATATTGTTTGGGATCCACGTCTATAGCGTGTTGTTGTTGCTCTAATGTATAAGTGAACCTTAGATAACTCCTTTTACCACCCACTTTTTCCATTGGTACAACTCTTCCTTCATCCGTGTTTTCTTCCATAgctcttaaatgtaaaaaaaaaaacaataaattagaattttatacCTATATCTAATAAATGACCACCATTCACCTAGTAAACGACCGACACTCTTTAGCCCCGGTCATTCGCTGGatacattgaaaacaatttgtTTCTAGGTAGCTTTTGGTAGTCTCTGAAGTGTATACTAATTTATTAACATCAGCTGAGCCAGGAGAAAAAAAATACTCGACCTAAACCAGTAAATTACCGAAATGGTCATTCAGTGGTTTTATTAAAGATTGGGTTATAGGTGTGACCaacattaatattacttttaggtGAACCTTGCGATTCCTAAATTGTGTTCAATCAATAGCAAGACTAATGAATCATTgtgaaaatacattataatacataattaacaaattataagaaGTAATTATTAGCATCCAATCTCACCTTGTATGCACCAGCACTATAGTGTATGATCAATCGTAGCCGTCTAAAGACACTATCGATTGGTGGTTTACTCAGGATCTCTAGTTTCCCTCCAAACATGACCAACTATAGAGGAAGAATTGAAAACAAACCTATACAGCTGTTCGGAATAAGTTTTGATTCATTATTTCTAATGTTCttcttatgattttttaaataaatggtaattCACTAGGACACTTACTGTAGCTTCAGCTACATGCCACTTCGGTTAcagatatgtttattgtttttttttttcagtttattgcaaacacagtacaaaatatttgttgttgaatCCCATTGTACCTATTTCTGTAGTATCTAATAAAAGGTTtccatatatttgatttatttatggtTTCACTATTTTACAACTaagctatataaaatattgacaacaaaaaataaaataacaacattgtcctccgtagactaatgtaTAATAGTCT
Proteins encoded in this region:
- the LOC124363592 gene encoding uncharacterized protein LOC124363592 → MYLGTGLFLSAEEEWKEIGRGFYEQWNFPNYVGAIDGKHVPIVPPPGSASFFFNYQKFHSQVLLGVADYDYKLIYFSFGVNGRVSDGDVLSYCDLYEKMAKKTLGLPQPSVADGTLLPYVFIGDEEFELRENLMKPFNASVLNYERRICNYRFSRARRIIENVYGILVARFGVLQKPITLRIDRISDVVLACFALHNFLRATSPNKYTPSDCLDEESEEVLIPGLRIDYAVVGNCKEIEKERKRQMERKRGMHL